The following are from one region of the Candidatus Binataceae bacterium genome:
- a CDS encoding helix-turn-helix domain-containing protein, giving the protein MIPKPGHPVRGSRTGRPIMALLDLLGRRWALRILWELRRGPLTFAELKERCDAMSPSVLNQRINELRETRIVEHERGGYRLTPEGKRLLAALAPLDEWAKRWSRR; this is encoded by the coding sequence ATGATTCCGAAGCCGGGACATCCAGTGCGCGGCTCGCGAACGGGTCGGCCGATCATGGCGCTGCTCGACCTGCTGGGACGGCGCTGGGCGCTCAGGATTCTGTGGGAATTGCGCCGTGGGCCGCTGACCTTTGCCGAGCTGAAGGAGCGATGCGACGCGATGTCGCCGAGCGTGCTCAATCAGCGCATCAACGAGCTGCGCGAGACGCGCATCGTGGAGCACGAACGCGGCGGCTATCGGCTAACTCCGGAAGGCAAGCGCCTGCTCGCCGCGCTCGCGCCACTGGACGAATGGGCGAAGCGCTGGTCGCGGCGGTGA
- a CDS encoding PaaI family thioesterase — protein sequence MADSGKLSPLTELNRIIREGRIADYQSPNLTLGMRPLSFEAGASRWEWPQQAPSALNPFGTIHGGHLAIFIDELLSTAIGSILEAEEYAVTAEMKITFLRVLRAGPLEGSARVLRRARQLAFLEAVVHPPGEQAAVMASSTWAITRV from the coding sequence GTGGCGGATTCGGGTAAGCTCTCGCCCCTGACCGAACTGAACCGCATCATCCGCGAAGGACGGATTGCAGATTATCAGTCGCCGAACCTGACGCTGGGGATGCGCCCGCTCAGCTTCGAGGCCGGCGCCTCGCGATGGGAATGGCCGCAGCAGGCGCCGAGCGCGCTGAATCCCTTCGGCACGATTCACGGCGGTCATCTCGCGATCTTTATCGACGAACTGCTCTCGACCGCGATCGGCTCGATCCTCGAGGCGGAGGAGTACGCCGTCACCGCCGAGATGAAGATTACCTTCCTGCGCGTGCTCCGCGCCGGACCCCTCGAAGGCTCGGCGCGAGTGCTGCGGCGCGCGCGCCAGCTCGCTTTCCTCGAGGCCGTCGTCCATCCACCGGGAGAGCAGGCCGCTGTCATGGCCAGCTCGACGTGGGCGATCACACGCGTCTAG
- a CDS encoding sigma-70 family RNA polymerase sigma factor, translating into MSDEAKAFRIAHARALARLARRGGASRWNVDQDAIAGAVERGIRSAAVAPDAVSSFIDSLRADELMLAIACRAGNDAAWAYLIENHRPRLYAAARAIAGDDSRGRELADSAWAELYGLDVREGRRRSLLDYFHGRSSILTWMRAVLAQRYVDMLRESARNDPLDAAPEQSAPAGDPHDPDRARYVKMLGEALDAAIAAIDPRDRMRLAYYYRHNLSLKEIGRLTGEHESSVSRKLTRIRDDLKRAVERSLGELGGLSHEQIALCYDYAMGDLPLDLARLLPEAK; encoded by the coding sequence GTGAGCGACGAAGCAAAAGCGTTTCGCATCGCGCACGCTCGCGCACTAGCGAGGCTCGCCCGGCGCGGCGGCGCATCGCGATGGAACGTCGATCAGGATGCGATCGCCGGCGCCGTCGAGCGCGGCATCCGCTCTGCGGCGGTCGCGCCCGACGCCGTTTCATCGTTTATCGATTCGCTGCGCGCCGATGAGTTGATGCTCGCGATCGCCTGCCGCGCGGGTAACGATGCCGCGTGGGCATATCTGATCGAAAACCATCGTCCGCGCCTGTACGCCGCCGCACGGGCGATCGCCGGCGACGATTCGCGCGGGCGCGAGCTTGCAGATTCGGCCTGGGCTGAGCTCTACGGCCTCGATGTGCGCGAGGGCCGGCGCCGCTCGCTGCTCGACTACTTTCACGGGCGCAGCTCGATCCTGACCTGGATGCGCGCGGTACTGGCGCAGCGCTACGTCGACATGCTGCGCGAATCGGCACGTAACGATCCGCTCGACGCGGCGCCTGAGCAATCCGCGCCCGCTGGCGATCCCCATGATCCCGATCGCGCGCGGTACGTGAAGATGCTTGGCGAGGCGCTCGACGCGGCCATCGCGGCGATTGATCCGCGCGATCGGATGCGGCTGGCCTACTACTATCGCCACAACCTGTCGCTCAAGGAGATCGGACGGCTCACCGGCGAGCATGAATCGAGCGTTTCGCGTAAACTCACGCGCATCCGCGACGACCTGAAACGCGCGGTCGAGCGCTCGCTAGGCGAGTTGGGCGGTCTCAGCCATGAGCAAATCGCCCTGTGTTATGATTATGCGATGGGCGACCTGCCGCTCGACCTCGCGCGGCTGCTCCCGGAGGCTAAATGA
- a CDS encoding YCF48-related protein, protein MSLAELEATMRCPEPSTLAAFYDRTIDARERDHLEAHFAECARCQMMLAAMARSDDGLVIAAREDRGFNWVRLFRFGAPALAAVAALVVVYVIRNPTASIQNQRTQLAMSAPAAAPMQPPAQAEAPSNLAAGGAAPAAPPAPEAPAPPPAPPSGGANNFGSTAAPMARSAAAFALPQEQHSETAKSRMARAQSAELLAQADVSGTANSAGATYTIQSPDNNASWVIGPHGSIVKHTASGKVITQQSNVTVDLTRGAAISAKVAWIVGRHGTILRTRDGGHYWESVTSPTSEDLEHVRAADSKDAVIRTVTGTSYATIDGGQSWQRQ, encoded by the coding sequence TTGAGCCTGGCCGAACTCGAAGCGACGATGCGATGCCCTGAGCCATCGACCCTCGCGGCGTTTTACGATCGCACGATCGACGCGCGCGAGCGCGACCATCTGGAGGCGCATTTTGCCGAATGCGCGCGATGCCAGATGATGCTCGCGGCGATGGCGCGCAGCGACGACGGCCTCGTCATCGCAGCGCGGGAGGATCGCGGCTTCAACTGGGTGCGCCTGTTCAGGTTTGGAGCGCCCGCGCTGGCCGCGGTCGCGGCGTTGGTCGTTGTCTATGTAATCCGCAACCCGACGGCCAGCATTCAGAATCAGCGGACTCAACTCGCGATGAGTGCGCCCGCAGCGGCGCCGATGCAGCCACCAGCCCAGGCTGAAGCGCCGTCGAACCTCGCTGCAGGCGGTGCCGCTCCCGCTGCGCCGCCCGCGCCAGAAGCTCCAGCACCGCCTCCAGCGCCTCCGTCTGGCGGCGCCAATAATTTCGGATCCACCGCGGCTCCAATGGCCAGGTCTGCCGCTGCCTTCGCGCTGCCGCAAGAGCAACACTCTGAGACTGCAAAGTCCCGCATGGCGCGCGCACAATCCGCCGAGCTGCTCGCGCAGGCCGACGTATCGGGAACCGCAAACTCCGCCGGCGCCACCTACACGATTCAATCTCCCGACAACAACGCAAGCTGGGTCATTGGTCCCCACGGCAGCATCGTCAAGCACACTGCCAGCGGCAAGGTGATCACTCAGCAGAGCAACGTGACGGTTGATCTCACGCGAGGCGCCGCAATTTCGGCCAAGGTCGCGTGGATCGTCGGGCGCCATGGAACGATCCTGCGAACGCGCGACGGCGGCCACTATTGGGAGAGCGTGACATCGCCAACCAGCGAAGACCTTGAGCACGTGCGAGCGGCAGATTCCAAGGATGCCGTGATAAGGACCGTGACCGGGACATCCTACGCCACGATAGACGGCGGCCAATCCTGGCAACGCCAATAA
- the katG gene encoding catalase/peroxidase HPI, with amino-acid sequence MADESKCPHLAGMHAHTNRDWWPNQIDLRVLHQHSNLSNPMGEQFDYAKEFNSLDLNAIIKDLHALMTDSQDWWPADFGHYGGFFIRMAWHGAGTYRIGDGRGGAGQGQQRFAPLNSWPDNVLLDKARRLLWPIKQKYGRKISWADLFILTGNVALESMGFKTFGYGGGRVDTWEPDQDIYWGPEGKWLADERYSGDRDLENPLGAVQMGLIYVNPEGPNGNPDPVAAARDIRETFRRMAMNDEETVALIAGGHTFGKTHGAGDAALVGPDPEAAPIEEQGLGWKSKFGSGKGADTIGSGLEVIWSGTPTKWSNNFFTNLFEYEWELTKSPAGAHQWTPKNGAGAGTVPDPQDPSKRRSPSMLTTDLSLRFDPAYEKISRRFLEHPDQFADAFARAWFKLTHRDMGPIARYLGPLVPKEHLPWQDPIPAIDHPLVAEQDIAALKTKILASGLSISELVSTAWASASTFRGSDKRGGANGARIRLAPQRFWEVNQPAQLEKVLQKLEAIQKEFNASQSGGKKVSLADLIVLGGGAAIEKAAKAAGHDTKVPFTPGRMDASQEQTDIESFEPLEPKADGFRNYLRDKQRLSPEELLVDRAQLLTLTAPEMTVLVGGLRVLGANLGKSVHGVFTNKPETLTNDFFVNLLDMGTQWQPSARDEGAYEGCDRKSNELKWTATRVDLIFGSHSQLRALAEVYACADSKEKFVNDFAAAWTKVMNADRFDLA; translated from the coding sequence ATGGCAGACGAATCCAAGTGCCCGCATCTGGCCGGCATGCATGCGCACACAAATCGCGACTGGTGGCCCAACCAGATCGACCTCCGCGTTCTTCATCAGCACTCCAACCTGTCCAACCCGATGGGCGAGCAGTTTGACTACGCCAAGGAATTCAACAGCCTCGACCTGAACGCCATCATCAAGGATCTTCACGCTCTGATGACCGACTCGCAGGATTGGTGGCCTGCCGATTTCGGCCACTACGGCGGGTTCTTCATTCGGATGGCGTGGCATGGCGCCGGCACCTATCGCATCGGCGACGGCCGCGGCGGCGCAGGACAGGGTCAGCAGCGCTTTGCTCCGCTCAACAGCTGGCCCGACAATGTGCTTCTCGACAAGGCGCGCCGACTGTTGTGGCCGATCAAACAGAAGTACGGTCGCAAGATCTCGTGGGCGGATCTTTTCATTCTCACCGGCAACGTCGCGCTCGAATCGATGGGCTTCAAGACCTTCGGTTATGGCGGCGGACGCGTCGATACCTGGGAACCCGATCAGGACATCTACTGGGGTCCCGAGGGCAAGTGGCTGGCCGACGAGCGCTATTCCGGCGACCGCGATCTTGAAAATCCCCTCGGCGCCGTTCAGATGGGCCTCATCTACGTGAATCCGGAAGGACCGAACGGCAACCCCGACCCGGTCGCGGCGGCGCGCGACATTCGCGAGACGTTTCGCCGCATGGCGATGAATGACGAAGAGACGGTCGCGCTGATCGCCGGCGGCCATACCTTTGGCAAAACGCACGGCGCGGGCGATGCGGCCCTCGTCGGCCCCGACCCGGAAGCGGCCCCGATCGAGGAGCAGGGCCTCGGATGGAAGAGCAAGTTCGGCTCGGGCAAGGGAGCAGACACGATTGGCAGCGGCCTCGAGGTCATCTGGTCCGGAACGCCAACCAAGTGGAGCAACAACTTCTTTACAAACCTGTTCGAATACGAATGGGAGCTGACGAAGAGCCCGGCAGGGGCGCATCAATGGACGCCCAAGAATGGCGCCGGCGCCGGAACGGTGCCTGACCCGCAGGATCCGTCGAAGCGGCGCTCGCCTTCGATGCTGACCACGGACCTTTCGCTGCGATTCGATCCCGCGTACGAAAAAATCTCGCGCCGCTTCTTGGAGCATCCGGATCAGTTCGCGGATGCGTTCGCGCGCGCATGGTTCAAGCTGACCCATCGCGACATGGGTCCGATCGCGCGCTACCTCGGCCCCCTCGTGCCGAAGGAGCATCTGCCGTGGCAGGATCCAATCCCCGCGATCGATCATCCGCTGGTCGCCGAGCAGGACATTGCCGCTCTGAAGACCAAGATCCTCGCTTCAGGCTTGTCGATCTCCGAGCTCGTCTCGACGGCGTGGGCGTCGGCATCGACGTTCCGCGGCTCCGATAAGCGCGGCGGCGCGAACGGCGCGCGGATCCGCCTCGCCCCACAGAGGTTCTGGGAAGTCAATCAGCCAGCCCAGCTGGAGAAGGTTCTGCAGAAGCTTGAAGCGATCCAGAAGGAGTTTAACGCTTCGCAATCCGGCGGAAAAAAAGTCTCGCTCGCCGATCTGATCGTTCTCGGCGGTGGTGCCGCGATCGAGAAGGCGGCCAAGGCCGCCGGGCACGACACCAAAGTGCCGTTCACGCCCGGGCGCATGGACGCGTCGCAGGAGCAGACCGACATCGAATCCTTCGAGCCACTCGAGCCGAAGGCCGACGGGTTCCGCAATTATCTGCGTGATAAGCAGCGCCTCTCGCCCGAGGAGTTGCTAGTGGATCGCGCGCAATTGCTGACGCTGACCGCGCCCGAGATGACCGTCCTCGTCGGCGGACTGCGCGTCCTCGGCGCGAACCTCGGCAAGTCCGTGCACGGCGTTTTCACCAACAAGCCCGAGACGCTGACCAACGATTTCTTCGTCAACCTGCTCGACATGGGTACGCAGTGGCAACCGTCGGCTCGCGATGAGGGTGCTTATGAGGGATGCGACCGGAAGAGCAACGAGCTCAAGTGGACCGCCACCCGCGTCGATCTGATTTTCGGCTCACATTCGCAGCTTCGCGCGCTCGCAGAAGTCTATGCATGCGCGGACTCGAAAGAGAAATTCGTGAACGACTTCGCTGCGGCATGGACGAAAGTGATGAACGCGGATCGCTTCGACCTCGCCTAA
- a CDS encoding OmpA family protein, with protein MGAGALLVSLSGCLATRNWVDAQLQPINGRIDNTDAKADRALVGLQNLHLERKLVLDSANGPTFKFGSADLSDNAKRQIAGFIEDLQGSGESASAPGRVFVVAGYTDNVGAESYNYALGQRRAESVAGYLVGREGVEPTQLQVVSYGENKPVADNSTARGRRTNRRVEILVYQEKITAGG; from the coding sequence ATGGGAGCCGGTGCTCTGCTTGTAAGTTTGAGTGGATGCCTCGCGACTCGAAATTGGGTCGACGCTCAGCTGCAGCCGATAAACGGACGGATCGACAATACCGACGCCAAGGCGGATCGCGCGCTGGTCGGACTGCAGAACCTGCATCTCGAGCGCAAGCTGGTGCTCGACTCTGCCAATGGGCCGACGTTCAAGTTTGGCTCCGCGGATTTGAGCGATAACGCCAAGCGGCAGATTGCTGGATTCATCGAGGATCTCCAGGGTTCGGGTGAAAGCGCATCAGCGCCGGGACGTGTCTTCGTCGTTGCCGGATATACCGACAACGTCGGCGCGGAAAGTTATAACTATGCCCTCGGACAGCGGCGCGCCGAAAGTGTTGCCGGCTACCTCGTCGGCAGGGAAGGCGTCGAACCGACTCAACTCCAGGTGGTCTCGTACGGCGAGAACAAGCCTGTCGCCGATAACAGCACCGCGCGAGGGCGCCGCACCAATCGCCGCGTAGAAATTCTCGTCTACCAGGAGAAGATCACGGCCGGCGGCTGA
- a CDS encoding DsrE/DsrF/DrsH-like family protein: MKRQTIWDGKSLSEKLFSAILPSGPERAGTSKLQMLGLGKGGVLKQIMAKHNVETLPSLISLAPELGVRMIACRMAMSIIGIA, from the coding sequence TTGAAAAGGCAGACGATCTGGGACGGCAAGTCGCTATCCGAAAAACTTTTTTCCGCCATCCTGCCATCGGGCCCCGAGCGCGCCGGCACGTCGAAGCTGCAGATGCTCGGACTCGGCAAGGGCGGCGTGCTCAAACAAATAATGGCTAAACACAATGTTGAGACGCTGCCGTCGCTGATCTCGCTCGCTCCCGAGCTCGGCGTGCGCATGATCGCGTGCCGAATGGCGATGAGCATCATCGGCATCGCCTAA
- a CDS encoding long-chain fatty acid--CoA ligase, which produces MSETVATLAEMFERQARKLGPRPLLKSKEGKAWRDHSWTEISDAAARLRGGLLAMGVKPADRIAILAENCPEWVIVDQAVLGAGGVVVPLYTTSGNEETAHVLDDSGTQIVAVHGDEMLKKVLALAPNLPQLKTIVASHPGASPAAPFNRSPQVVTIEAASSGAPAAPIEGSREDLATFIYTSGTTGASKGVMLTHGNVLSNAEDSLDALGLNGNDTTLSFLPVAHSFERTAGHYTVMMASGTIAYAEGLGQIASNLTEINPTVVLTVPRLLEVIYSRVMKTVDSSPAFRQRMFHAAIAVGSRAAEYRARGAAVPPHLALPMALFRKLVFERVRGLFGTRLRYLISGGAPLPVDINRFLSAAEVPIVEGYGLTEAAPVVSVNLHGRNKIGTVGRPLRRVEAKTAADGELLLRGPNIMKGYFHRDQDTAETIDSEGWLHTGDIATIDSDGYIKITDRKKEIIVLSGGKNVSPAYVENKLTHDKFIAQACVFGDRQKHLGALVVLDTEALADFIKQNDLAGRSPEEVVESPALRKLVQQRIYEVNKQVSDVEAVVRFKILPQPFTQENGELTPSLKIRRRMVAQHYRDAVAELFE; this is translated from the coding sequence ATGTCTGAAACCGTGGCCACACTGGCCGAGATGTTTGAACGCCAGGCGCGCAAGCTCGGTCCGCGGCCTCTCCTCAAGAGCAAGGAGGGCAAGGCCTGGCGGGATCATTCGTGGACGGAAATTTCCGACGCTGCGGCGCGTCTGCGCGGCGGTCTGCTCGCGATGGGTGTAAAGCCGGCCGATCGCATCGCGATCCTCGCCGAGAACTGCCCCGAGTGGGTCATCGTCGATCAAGCGGTGCTCGGCGCCGGCGGAGTGGTCGTGCCGCTCTACACGACGAGCGGCAACGAAGAGACGGCGCACGTGCTCGATGACTCCGGGACGCAAATCGTCGCGGTGCACGGCGACGAGATGTTGAAAAAGGTCCTCGCCCTCGCGCCCAATCTGCCGCAACTCAAGACGATCGTCGCAAGTCATCCGGGCGCATCGCCGGCGGCGCCGTTCAACCGTAGTCCACAGGTAGTCACGATCGAGGCGGCCAGCTCCGGCGCTCCTGCCGCACCGATCGAAGGCAGCCGTGAGGATCTCGCGACATTCATCTACACGTCAGGTACGACCGGCGCCTCCAAAGGCGTGATGCTCACGCATGGCAACGTGCTGAGCAACGCCGAGGATTCGCTCGACGCGCTGGGTCTCAACGGCAACGACACGACGCTGTCGTTCCTGCCCGTCGCGCATTCGTTCGAGCGCACCGCGGGTCATTACACCGTGATGATGGCATCAGGCACGATCGCCTACGCCGAAGGGCTCGGGCAGATCGCATCGAATCTGACGGAGATCAATCCCACCGTCGTGCTCACAGTGCCGCGACTGCTCGAAGTCATCTATAGCCGCGTGATGAAGACGGTCGACTCATCGCCGGCGTTTCGTCAGCGAATGTTCCACGCCGCGATCGCCGTAGGATCGCGCGCCGCGGAATATCGCGCGCGCGGCGCTGCGGTCCCGCCGCATCTGGCGCTGCCGATGGCGCTCTTTCGCAAGCTAGTGTTCGAGCGCGTGCGTGGACTCTTCGGCACGCGGCTGCGCTACCTGATCTCAGGCGGTGCACCCCTGCCGGTCGATATCAATCGCTTCCTCTCTGCCGCCGAAGTTCCGATCGTCGAAGGCTACGGCCTGACTGAGGCGGCGCCGGTCGTATCGGTGAATCTTCACGGGCGCAACAAGATCGGCACTGTCGGACGACCGCTGCGCCGCGTCGAGGCGAAGACCGCCGCCGATGGCGAGCTTCTGCTGCGCGGACCGAACATCATGAAGGGTTATTTCCATCGCGATCAGGACACCGCCGAAACCATCGACAGCGAAGGATGGCTTCACACCGGCGATATCGCGACCATCGACTCGGACGGCTACATCAAGATCACCGATCGCAAAAAAGAAATCATCGTGCTGTCGGGCGGCAAGAACGTCTCGCCGGCATACGTCGAGAACAAGCTGACGCACGACAAGTTCATCGCGCAGGCCTGTGTCTTTGGCGATCGTCAGAAGCATCTCGGCGCACTTGTCGTGCTCGATACCGAGGCGCTCGCCGACTTCATCAAGCAAAACGATCTCGCGGGCAGGTCGCCCGAAGAGGTCGTCGAGTCGCCCGCGCTGCGCAAACTCGTCCAGCAGCGCATCTACGAGGTAAACAAGCAGGTCTCCGACGTCGAGGCAGTCGTGAGATTCAAAATACTGCCACAACCTTTCACCCAGGAGAACGGCGAGCTGACCCCGTCGCTAAAGATCCGCCGCCGAATGGTCGCGCAGCACTACAGAGACGCCGTGGCCGAGCTATTCGAATGA
- the coxB gene encoding cytochrome c oxidase subunit II → MLEHLWFPHDISTFGPQIDWLFELIFWIVMTVWIATMITMVIFLVRYRTRPGRKAEYIEGNSRLEIIWTTVTAVIMVSLAFLSRSTWADIKEHGPPGQVFYNVTAKQFNWEITYPGPDGKLGTKDDVTVENEMHVPVNQVVRIDLTSKDVIHSFFVPNLRLKQDAVPGRIIHVWFEATEKGTYEIPCAELCGFGHSGMLGNLTVESEEDFQKYLKDKYSGQ, encoded by the coding sequence ATGCTCGAGCATCTGTGGTTTCCACACGATATCTCCACTTTCGGTCCCCAGATCGATTGGCTCTTCGAGCTGATCTTCTGGATTGTCATGACCGTCTGGATCGCGACCATGATCACGATGGTGATCTTCCTGGTTCGCTACCGGACGCGGCCCGGACGCAAGGCCGAGTATATCGAAGGCAATTCGCGCCTCGAGATCATCTGGACGACGGTGACCGCCGTTATCATGGTCAGCCTCGCGTTCCTCAGCCGCTCGACCTGGGCGGATATCAAGGAGCACGGACCACCGGGGCAGGTCTTCTACAACGTCACCGCCAAGCAATTTAACTGGGAGATCACGTATCCGGGTCCCGACGGCAAGCTCGGCACCAAGGACGACGTCACGGTCGAGAACGAGATGCACGTGCCGGTGAACCAGGTCGTGCGTATCGACCTCACCTCGAAGGATGTAATCCACAGCTTCTTCGTCCCCAATCTCCGGCTAAAGCAGGACGCGGTTCCGGGCCGAATCATTCACGTATGGTTCGAGGCGACGGAGAAGGGAACTTACGAAATCCCGTGCGCCGAGCTCTGCGGCTTCGGCCATTCGGGCATGCTCGGTAACTTGACGGTCGAATCCGAAGAAGATTTCCAGAAGTATCTCAAGGACAAGTACTCCGGCCAGTAG
- a CDS encoding cbb3-type cytochrome c oxidase subunit I — MSSTAAVAVHGAHAEHHEHGFWRTYIFSTDHKMIGRQFLFMALFMMSIGGLMAMLMRWELAFPETAVPGFSWVPEPFMYEGAIPPNTYNAMFTMHATIMIFFVVMPILVGCFGNFLIPLMIGARDMAFPVLNMLSFWVGSVAGVIMLSSFFVPGGPAAAGWTSYAPLSAVPVYTGVDWGQNLWCISIIVLGVSSLMGSINYITTIINMRTKGMYFFRMPLVIWSLFITAILLLLALPVLTTALALLLFDRLGGTHFFLPAGGGEPLLWQHLFWFFGHPEVYIMILPGMGMASEIISVFSRKPIFGYRAMAYAMIAIAFLSWVVWGHHMFQSGMDPALGTSFMLTTMVIAVPSAIKTFNWLGTLYKGNIHYTAAMLNALSFVAMFVIGGLSGVWMACTPVDMYIHDTYFIVAHIHYVLFGGSIFAIFGAITYWFPKMFGRMMNETLGKIHFWITFVAFNCTFFPMHILGMGGHMRRIYNPTQYDFLKPLQHINVFISISAFVLGAAQFIFLANIIYSLIKGEKATENPWHANTLEWTTPVHPGHGNWPGPVPVVYRGPYEYSSHEVAEDYLPQSRALPEVSAAAD; from the coding sequence ATGAGCAGCACGGCAGCGGTTGCGGTTCACGGCGCGCACGCGGAGCATCACGAGCACGGCTTCTGGCGCACCTACATTTTCTCGACCGATCACAAGATGATCGGGCGCCAGTTCCTGTTCATGGCGCTCTTCATGATGTCGATCGGCGGCTTGATGGCGATGCTGATGCGGTGGGAGCTGGCCTTTCCCGAAACCGCGGTTCCCGGGTTCAGCTGGGTTCCCGAGCCTTTCATGTATGAAGGCGCGATCCCGCCCAACACCTACAACGCGATGTTCACGATGCACGCGACCATCATGATCTTCTTCGTGGTCATGCCGATCCTGGTCGGATGCTTCGGCAACTTCCTGATCCCGCTGATGATCGGCGCGCGCGACATGGCGTTTCCGGTCCTCAACATGCTGTCATTCTGGGTGGGCTCGGTGGCCGGCGTGATCATGCTGTCGTCGTTCTTCGTGCCGGGCGGCCCGGCCGCGGCAGGATGGACATCGTACGCACCGCTGTCAGCGGTCCCCGTCTATACAGGTGTCGATTGGGGCCAGAATCTCTGGTGCATCAGCATCATTGTACTGGGCGTGTCGTCGCTGATGGGCTCGATTAATTACATCACCACGATCATCAACATGCGCACCAAGGGCATGTATTTCTTTCGCATGCCGCTGGTGATCTGGTCGCTCTTCATCACGGCGATCCTGCTGCTGCTGGCGCTGCCGGTGCTCACGACGGCGCTCGCGCTGCTGCTCTTCGATCGTCTTGGCGGCACCCACTTCTTTCTGCCCGCCGGTGGTGGCGAGCCGCTCCTCTGGCAGCATCTGTTCTGGTTCTTCGGCCATCCCGAGGTTTACATCATGATCCTGCCTGGGATGGGGATGGCGTCAGAGATTATTTCGGTATTCTCGCGCAAGCCGATCTTCGGCTACCGCGCGATGGCGTATGCGATGATCGCGATCGCGTTCCTGTCGTGGGTCGTCTGGGGCCATCACATGTTCCAGTCGGGCATGGATCCGGCGCTCGGCACGAGCTTCATGCTGACCACGATGGTGATCGCGGTGCCGTCGGCGATCAAAACCTTCAACTGGCTGGGCACCCTCTACAAGGGCAACATCCACTACACGGCGGCGATGCTGAACGCGCTGTCATTCGTCGCGATGTTCGTGATCGGCGGCCTGTCAGGGGTATGGATGGCCTGCACTCCGGTTGACATGTACATCCACGATACCTACTTCATCGTCGCGCACATCCATTACGTGCTGTTCGGCGGCAGTATCTTCGCGATATTCGGTGCGATCACGTACTGGTTTCCGAAAATGTTCGGCCGTATGATGAACGAGACGCTGGGCAAGATTCACTTCTGGATCACCTTCGTCGCGTTCAACTGCACGTTTTTCCCGATGCATATCCTGGGCATGGGCGGCCATATGCGGCGCATCTACAATCCGACCCAGTATGACTTCCTGAAGCCCCTGCAGCACATCAACGTGTTCATCTCCATCAGCGCATTCGTGCTGGGCGCGGCGCAGTTTATCTTCCTCGCCAATATCATCTACAGTCTCATCAAGGGCGAGAAGGCTACGGAGAACCCGTGGCACGCAAACACGCTCGAATGGACCACTCCCGTACATCCGGGACACGGCAACTGGCCTGGCCCGGTGCCGGTCGTTTATCGCGGTCCATACGAGTACAGCTCGCACGAAGTTGCGGAGGATTACCTGCCTCAATCGCGCGCTCTGCCGGAGGTTTCTGCGGCGGCTGATTGA